The Sinobacterium norvegicum genomic interval TCGAGCAGAACCTGATGCGGATGAAAAGTCAGATGGCTTTTTACGCCTCTACCCCAGCTTATCGCCCGGTACTCGACGTTCATGGCTGGGGTGATATGCAGCCCCACTTTACCCGGTTATCGAAGCAGGGCGACTGGCAGAAAATGACCGATATGGTCGATGACGAGATGCTTAATGCCTTTGTACTGGTGTGTGAAAACCCCGACGATATTCCACAGCAGCTGGAGCAGCGCTACGGTGGTCTGGTCGACAGTTGGATGTGTACCTATATCGGCCAAGACCAAGAGCAGCAGCAACGGATAGTGAACAAGATACAGAAAGAAATATAATGACAGGGTTTGTGGGCGCTTACTTATTGGCGTGGCATACCAACTGAACAACCAACGTATAACAATAACATAACCCATTAAAGGTGAGACTGATGACAGCGCAGCAGACGATCGAAATAAGTGCACAAGCCATGGCCGCAGTGGTCGACAAGCAACGGTTGGCCTACATCGCCGAAGGGAAGGTGAGTGCCCAAACCCGTATCGAGCGACTCGATCGTTTAATTACCTTGGTACACGATCATAAGGATGATTTTGTCGCCGCAATGAGTGCCGATTTTGGTCACCGCTCCAGCCATCAAACGCTGATGGCCGATGTGTTTTCTAACTTGGAAGTACTCAAGCATACTAAAAAGCATCTCGGTAAATGGATGAAAAACGAGAAGCGCAAGGCGCCCTTCCCAATGAGTCTGTTTGGTGCCAAGGCCCGGATCGAATACCAGCCCAAGGGTGTGGTCGGTGTCTTGGGCACCTGGAACTTTCCGCTGACAACCGTCATTGGGCCGCTGGCCGGTGTCATCGCCGCCGGTAACCGCGCCGCGGTAAAATGTTCTGAGGTGACACCAAAGACTGCCGCGTTGATGGACACGTTATTTAAGAAATATTTCAAAGAGGAGGAGATTGCCAGCTTCCTCGGTGGACCGGAAACCGGTGCCGCCTTCTCTGCACTGAAGCTCGATCACCTGATCTTCACCGGTGCCACCAGCATCGGCCGCCACGTATTATCGGCGGCTGCCGCCAACCTCACACCGGTTACCCTGGAGTTGGGTGGTAAATCGCCGGTTATCGTCTCGCGCAGTGCCGATTTAAAAGAGGCAGCCAAGCGGATTATGACGGGCAAGGTATTGAACGTCGGCCAGGTGTGTCTATCGCCCGATTATGTCTTTGTACCGGTCGAGTTGAAGGATCAATTGGTCGCCGAGATGACTGCCCAGGTGACGGAGATGTTCCCCACCATGGTAACCAACCCGGATTACAGCTCGGTGATTAACAGTCGCCATCAGCAGCGCTTAATCTCCTACCTTGACGATGCCAAGAGCAGGGGTGGCGATGTTCGTGAGATTAACCCCGCCAATGAAGATTTTAGCCAGCAAAAGGGCACACAAAAGCTGCCAATGACCCTGGTAGTCGACCCCACCGACGATATGTTGGTAATGCAAGAGGAGCTGTTTGGTCCAGTTCTTTGTATCAAAAGCTATCAAGATGTTAATGAGACCATCGCCTATATCAACAGTGCGCCACGACCATTAGCGCTATACTACTTTGGCGATAAAAACGGCGCAGAGGTGCGCACCGTGCTGGATAAAACCACCTCCGGCGGTGTTACCATTAACGATGTATTGGTCCACGTCAGCTGTGAAGATATACCGTTTGGTGGTATTGGCCCCAGTGGTATGGGGAGTTATCACGGCATCGAGGGCTTTAAGACGTTCTCCCATGCCCGTGCTGTTTACACCCAGACCAAGATTAATCTACAGGCCCTTGGCGGCATGATTCCACCCTACGGCGAGAAGTGCCACAAGACGCTGAATGGTATGATTAAGAAGTAAATCAGCAATACGAGGTAAAAGCTGTGTCAAAGCTGCAAGACGAAAACCCGATGGGTGTGTTATCCAATGCAGACTACGGCAGCGGTGTCTATCGCCGCCGTATCCGATTGCAGGGCGAAGTTGGCCGGGTGGTTGCCGAACTCGAAGATGTGGCCCACGGTTTTCGTGTTATCGTCGCCCACGACGGACGCCGGGTGACCAATATCACGGCAACTGTGCTGCGGGCTCCCTTCGATACCTGTATTGGTGCGGTGGAACCGATTAAGCAACTGGTTGGTTTAGCCATTGATAACACCGCCCAGCAAATTGCCAAGCAGTCGGATATACCCGCTAACTGCACTCATATTTATGACTTAACCACCCTGGCTATAGTCCACTGCCAGCGTGGTCTGGTTGAGCGAGTATGGGACTTTTCCGCCCCCGATGAGCGGGATGATCAGCCCCAGTGGATTACGGCGCAGTTAAATGGCGAGCCTGTACTGAGCTGGAAGGTGTTGCAGTGGACGGTTACCGAACCGGCAGCGTTGAACGGTAATACGCTGTATCGGGGCTTTAGCGTCTGGGCTGGCTCGCGTTATCAAGGCGATCAGGCCGAGGCGGCTTTCGCCTTGCAGAAAGCGTACTTTGTCAGTCAGTCCCGCCGTTACGATATGAGCAGTATTGCCGGGCGTCCAGCGTCGCAGGACACCACGATGAAGGGTGTTTGCCACACCTATTCACCGGCGGTGATCGACAGCGCCACGCGCCTGGGCGACACCCTGCGTGACTTTACCGACTGCCCAGAGCAACTGTTAACCTTTCAATAGTCTAGGTTCAGCCACCGATTTATTCAGGCGTTATTGATGACCATCAGGGCGCCTTTGGCGTCGACTGGCCGCTGCATTCTCTTGGCCGATACTTGGGCATAGTGCTGATCGGCGCAGTATTCAGCCAGAGCGATAAACGGCTCGCGCTCGGGGTCTGCGTAAACTATCTTCTCAACACCGGCGGCGACTGCCTTGTCTATTAAGGCGCAGTGCACCGGATTAAGCTCGTCCCAAAAGCAGACATCGGCGGCGATAAGCACATCATAAGTGGCCAGCTCTGCCTCAGTAATGTCCTCAAATCGTTGTTTGCGGGTGGTAATCTCGGCTTGATTGGCTGCTGCATGTAGTTGCAAATAGGGGAAAACATCGGCATCGGCGTCAACCGCAGTGACCTCACAGCCAAATCGTTTGTTGAGATAAATCCCCGATAAGCCCCAGCCGCAGCCAATCTCTAACACCTTGTCGCTGGCTTGTAGTGGCTGTCGATTAAAATAAGCCATTAACAGGTAGCAGGCGTCCCACACCTTATCGCCATGAATTGTGGTCGGGTAATCCTGTTTCAGTTTCTTAATCCCCGGATGACTGGGGTTGAGTACTGTGATGCCAAAAACAGTTTGCTGATTGTGATGGCTGGTAATCGACATACGGGTGTGCTCGTCGCTGATGAATTATGGGTGGATTGTATACCTATCGGAAAAAAATTCTATTAGAGCTTAATGGCTAACTCGGGCACAATTCATTATTGCAAAATATGCGGTAAAATATTGGCACGAGAGATGGTAAAGGCAGGATTATGGATTGGTTAACGGTTGCATTAATTGCAGCCATGTCGCAGGGAATTTTGCTCTGCTTTATGATTGTGACATTGAATTTCGGCAACCGGAAAGCCAGCCCCTTATTGGCACTTTTGGTTGGCCTGAACACCATTCCGATGGCGCTGTATACCCTGTCTAAGGCGGATATTAGCCTGCCGCCGCTGTTCTATATTGCGCTGTTATTCTTGGCGTTAAAGGGGCCGGTGTTGTTTCTCTATGTAAGGGCATTAACCGAGGCCGATTTTCATCTTCAACGTAATCAGTGGCTGCACAGTTTAGCCTTGCTCCCGGCAGCAGTCGTATTTATTTTACTGTATCTGCAAAGTGGCAGTGAAAATACCAACCTGATTGGTTTTTTCGGGCAGCAACAGTTACCGATTTTTAATATTTTGGTCAACAGCGTTATTTTGGTTTACGCGGTGTTTTCATTGCTGAAACTGGAGGAGCACAATAAAAAAATCGAGCAGTCATTCTCGCTGGTCGATAGTCGAAACCTCAGTTGGCTGCGGGGCTTAATCGTTTTTATCATTATCGTTGCCGCCTTCCACTTTGGCTTGGATTTAGCCTATATTGCTGGCCTCGTCACCGTCGAGCCTAAATCTTATCTAGTGCTGTTTATGAACTTCGGCGTTATTTTATTTATCGCCATTGGCGGCATGCGTCAGCCGGTTATTTTTACTGACACCGTGCGGGGGGTGATGGCCGATAGTGAGAGCAAAAAGACCAACGATGAGGCGGGGATAGAGGCAAAAAAATACGCTAAGTCAGCCATGGATGAGAGCGTGTTAAGCGAGCTTTGGCGGCAACTGGAACAGCTGATGACCGAGCAGAAACCTTTTTTATCCGACGACTTAACCCTGCCGCAATTGGCCGAGTCAATGGCCCTCAGCCCCCACGATTTAAGTCAGTTAATCAATACTCAATCGGGGGCCAATTTCTACGAGTTGATTAACCGTTACCGTATCGAAGCCGCCAAGCAGCTGTTATCTGATGCCGATCAGCGACAGCGCAAAATGACCGACATCGCCGAGAGTGTCGGCTTTAAGAGTCAGTCGAGTTTTTATAATCAGTTTAAAAAGTACTGCCAAATGACCCCGCGACAGTTTAAACAAGCGACGGAAAAAACCACGCCTTAGCATGCCTTGATCGTCGGTGGTGTGGCTATTGAATATCAACCTTGATATAAATCGTGCCGGCCCCCGCCTGCTGCTGACCGTTGCGGTCGCCATAGCCGTGGCTTTGGCTCTGTTGTGAACCGCTGACCGAACCAACGGCAATCCACTGGCCCAGGCCGCCACTGACTCTGCTTTGTAATTGCTGGCTGTTGATGGTGCCACCCTGTAAGTGGTTACGCTGCTGATCAATTTCGATGGCGACGCTGTCGTCAATGACTCTGGCGGTGGCGTAAAAGCCACTACTCGCCTCAATCACATGAGTCTGGCCGTTAATCACCCGTTGCATGGCCACGGTTTGGCCAGTGGTGATATAGGCGGGGCTGCCCTCGGTGGCTCTGACGCCGTGACCACCGCCGGCACTGCCGCTATAGCTGCGCTGATTGATGGTGGTTGTGGTCGTCGTCGAGGAGCTATTGTGGCGGTCGGGCGAGGTCTCGATGGTTTGTTGGTAGTTGCTGCCGTTACCACCGCCATCGACTTTAACCGCAATCCACAGCTGCCTGCCGGTGGCATCCAGGGTTTTTAGCAGCGTTCGAATTTGGTCTATTTCTGTTGCGGTACCCTTAACAATCAGTTTGTTTTGAAAGTGATTAACCGAGCTCTGCGGTGAGATCACACCGCGCACAATGACGGCAACTTCCTCGGCGCTGACCTGGTTGAGCGTAAAGGTGACCATGTTGCGCTGGGCCACAGCGGTGGATGAGATTAGCAGGAGTAGTAGAAAGAAAAGCGTCTTATTCATTGCTCGTCCAACGGTTAGCTTCGGTTAAAACAGTATAGCTACTGGCAGCGATAGGGGTGGTCGGCAGAGACATAGGGCAGGATGTTGCAGATGTCTCGACTGCCGGCCTCGAACACGTAAACGGTATTACTGTCTTGATAATAGTGGGCAAAGTACAGTTGTTGGTTAACGGTGGACTCGATAATTTCGGTTGGAAAGCCCAGCGCCGAACGCAGGTCAAAGAGTGAGCCGCCCAGGGCTGGTGCTGGCTCGGCAAAGGCACTGCCGGCGAGTAACATCGTTGTCAGGAAGCAGGCAATCTTGCTCATATAAATCCTTGAATACCACTCTGGTTGTCGACAATAGGTCGCTGTTTGGCAGAGCAAAACAGTGGCCAATAAATAATTGTCGAAAATATTAACAGTTACTGGTCGCGAATATAAGTTTATATATTAATGTTTTATCTAAAAACTTAGTAGTGGATGGCAGAATCTCTGTGATCTACTTCCGTATTCTTGAGCTAACTGTTTGACAAAGTTGCATGATTTATAAGTGCCTGCCGGAATATATAAAAAGTAAGAATGGCTGGGTATAAAAATACCGACAGAGAAAACTCTGCCGGCAAAGCGTTTTGCCCGCGGGCAAATAACAGTATTGCATAGCCTAGGGGGTCACTATGCAAAGACCTGGTCTGTTAGCTGTTGGGTCGGCAGATGCCGAGCAGCCAGCGCTTGGGCACACAGTCATAGATCAGACGACCATTTTCGCCGTGCATCATATCGAGCGAGCGCAGCGCATGCTTGGGTGGCATACCACGGGCGGTGTCAGCCTGTAAATCGGCGGTGGCATTGGGGTAGCTGACCCAATCCTTTGGCGCTCTCCAGCCTGGTGGTGGCACCAGATTAGAGCGGGTGCCATTGACCGGGTAAAGCATCCGCCACTCGTGGATGTCTGCAGCCAGCTCCTGTACGACATCAGGGTTGGCCTCGGCGAGGTTGTTGTGCTCGTAGGGATCATCCTCTATATGAAACAAGTAGTTGGTGACATCGGCGGATAATAGGCCCTGCTCAATTTGTTGTACCAGCTTCCATTTCTCGTTAAAGGCAGTGGCACTGACCGAGCCGCGAATCGGCGTCTCGGAGGCAAACTTCACGGTGTCGTCAAGCATAATAGTCTTGCCTTCGGTGATCGCTGGCAGCATATTGCGGCCATCGAGCTTGAAGTGGGTGTTGGTCTCGACCGAGCTGGCGGCGGCCAGTGTCGGGAATACATCCATCACCGTAATAATGCTGTTGACCTCAGTCCCGGGCTTGATCTTCTCAGGCCAGCGGATAACCGTGGGGACGCGAATACCGCCCTCGAAGGTATCGCCCTTGCCGCC includes:
- a CDS encoding coniferyl aldehyde dehydrogenase — its product is MTAQQTIEISAQAMAAVVDKQRLAYIAEGKVSAQTRIERLDRLITLVHDHKDDFVAAMSADFGHRSSHQTLMADVFSNLEVLKHTKKHLGKWMKNEKRKAPFPMSLFGAKARIEYQPKGVVGVLGTWNFPLTTVIGPLAGVIAAGNRAAVKCSEVTPKTAALMDTLFKKYFKEEEIASFLGGPETGAAFSALKLDHLIFTGATSIGRHVLSAAAANLTPVTLELGGKSPVIVSRSADLKEAAKRIMTGKVLNVGQVCLSPDYVFVPVELKDQLVAEMTAQVTEMFPTMVTNPDYSSVINSRHQQRLISYLDDAKSRGGDVREINPANEDFSQQKGTQKLPMTLVVDPTDDMLVMQEELFGPVLCIKSYQDVNETIAYINSAPRPLALYYFGDKNGAEVRTVLDKTTSGGVTINDVLVHVSCEDIPFGGIGPSGMGSYHGIEGFKTFSHARAVYTQTKINLQALGGMIPPYGEKCHKTLNGMIKK
- a CDS encoding DUF2889 domain-containing protein, with translation MSKLQDENPMGVLSNADYGSGVYRRRIRLQGEVGRVVAELEDVAHGFRVIVAHDGRRVTNITATVLRAPFDTCIGAVEPIKQLVGLAIDNTAQQIAKQSDIPANCTHIYDLTTLAIVHCQRGLVERVWDFSAPDERDDQPQWITAQLNGEPVLSWKVLQWTVTEPAALNGNTLYRGFSVWAGSRYQGDQAEAAFALQKAYFVSQSRRYDMSSIAGRPASQDTTMKGVCHTYSPAVIDSATRLGDTLRDFTDCPEQLLTFQ
- a CDS encoding class I SAM-dependent methyltransferase, producing the protein MSITSHHNQQTVFGITVLNPSHPGIKKLKQDYPTTIHGDKVWDACYLLMAYFNRQPLQASDKVLEIGCGWGLSGIYLNKRFGCEVTAVDADADVFPYLQLHAAANQAEITTRKQRFEDITEAELATYDVLIAADVCFWDELNPVHCALIDKAVAAGVEKIVYADPEREPFIALAEYCADQHYAQVSAKRMQRPVDAKGALMVINNA
- a CDS encoding helix-turn-helix domain-containing protein; protein product: MDWLTVALIAAMSQGILLCFMIVTLNFGNRKASPLLALLVGLNTIPMALYTLSKADISLPPLFYIALLFLALKGPVLFLYVRALTEADFHLQRNQWLHSLALLPAAVVFILLYLQSGSENTNLIGFFGQQQLPIFNILVNSVILVYAVFSLLKLEEHNKKIEQSFSLVDSRNLSWLRGLIVFIIIVAAFHFGLDLAYIAGLVTVEPKSYLVLFMNFGVILFIAIGGMRQPVIFTDTVRGVMADSESKKTNDEAGIEAKKYAKSAMDESVLSELWRQLEQLMTEQKPFLSDDLTLPQLAESMALSPHDLSQLINTQSGANFYELINRYRIEAAKQLLSDADQRQRKMTDIAESVGFKSQSSFYNQFKKYCQMTPRQFKQATEKTTP
- a CDS encoding secretin N-terminal domain-containing protein, encoding MNKTLFFLLLLLISSTAVAQRNMVTFTLNQVSAEEVAVIVRGVISPQSSVNHFQNKLIVKGTATEIDQIRTLLKTLDATGRQLWIAVKVDGGGNGSNYQQTIETSPDRHNSSSTTTTTTINQRSYSGSAGGGHGVRATEGSPAYITTGQTVAMQRVINGQTHVIEASSGFYATARVIDDSVAIEIDQQRNHLQGGTINSQQLQSRVSGGLGQWIAVGSVSGSQQSQSHGYGDRNGQQQAGAGTIYIKVDIQ